A window of Castanea sativa cultivar Marrone di Chiusa Pesio chromosome 1, ASM4071231v1 contains these coding sequences:
- the LOC142622572 gene encoding ABC transporter C family member 10-like isoform X1 has product MAEVFWSVFCGNSECLSEDGKRCSYGFVSIIDPNTCINNSLVISVDFLLMLMFLYMVIYRSFSRKIVKPSHSEHFSPILIFSAISNGALGLAYLGSGIWICYKELKAIGTILPLHGWVVMIFQGFTWLLLDFAVIINSLHFQHITISKFCSIVAFLFAGFLCFSSIWVIVVDKMVYVQMILDILSLPGAVLLLLCVFRRRKYEETEPDFSHDTSYVPLQGEQDHATSENYSNENVTSFAKARFLSTMTFWWLNPLMKQGKEKILEENDIPQLRQADRAQTCYLMFKEKLSKQKQKATYESPSMFSVIFSCQKKAILISGFYALIKVLTVSTGPLFLKGFIEVAGGNEAFEYEGYALAGGLFLAKCLESFSERQWFFQTRIIGLQVRSFLSAAIYQKQLQLSNAAKVAHSPGQIMNYVTVDAYRIGEFPYWFHQIWSTSLQLFLALIIVWYSVGLATVAALIVIILTVVATSPLAKLQHKYQTKLMLAQDKRLKAITEALANMKVLKLYAWEKHFKNVIEGLRKEESEWILAVLSQKGYYLILFWSSPILVSIATFWSCYFLGIPLSTSNVFMFLASLRIVQEPIRMIPDVAGVFIETNVSLTRIMKFLEAPELENRNTRKKCNEKELEQSIFIRATEISWETSPANATLRNINFEVKQAEKVAICGEVGSGKSTILAAILGEVPNIKGIVNVYGKIAYVSQTSWIQTGSIRENILFGSPMDSLRYKEVLKRCSLIKDLEMLPFGDLTEIGERGVTLSGGQKQRVQLARALYQDADVYLLDDPFSAVDAHTATTLFNEYVLGALSKKTVLLVTHQVDFLPAFDYVLLMSEGKVLRASTYDELLASSQEFENLVNAHHDTVGSGRQAKYASSGKSKTSKSEIQGNYNEEQVMSSLGDQLIKQEEREIGDTGLKPYIQYLSKNKGFLYFTLATICHMIFIVGQMIQNYWLAANIQNSHVNRVELITVYTVIGCILAFILLIRSIYVVILGFGASQSVFSTLLTSLFRAPMSFYDSTPLGRILNRVSSDLTVVDLDLAFRLSTALGSAMISYSGYAILAILTWPVLFLIIPMVYLTTLLQRYFFASAKELMRTDGTTRSLIASHLAESIAGAMTIRAFGEEERFFMKNLDLIDRNASPYFHSFSANEWLIQRLEILCAIVLSVSALAMTLLQLGASASGLIGMALSYGLSLNVHVVFCVQNWCLLENLITSVERLEQYMHIPSEAAEVIQGHRPMHNWPVVGEVKIIDLKVRYRPNAPLVLQGISCILEGGHKIGIVGRTGSGKTTLTSALFRLVEPTEGMIIIDGIDISSIGLHDLRSRLGIIPQDPTLFSGSVRYNLDPQSEHTDKEIWEVLGKCQLREAISEKEEGLNSLVMQDGSNWSLGQRQLFCLGRALLKKSQILVLDEATASIDNATDSIIQKNIRTEFTNCTVITVAHRIPTVMDCTKVLSISDGKIVEYDEPLKLMSMEGSLFGQLVKEYWSHSASGSIYLEN; this is encoded by the exons ATGGCCGAGGTTTTTTGGTCTGTATTTTGTGGGAATTCTGAGTGTTTAAGCGAAGATGGAAAGAGATGCAGTTATGGTTTTGTATCTATAATCGACCCCAACACATGCATCAACAATTCTTTGGTTATTTCTGTTGATTTCCTGCTTATGCTCATGTTCCTATATATGGTCATTTATAGATCATTCTCAAGGAAGATTGTAAAACCATCACACTCTGAACACTTCTCtccaattttgattttctcaGCCATTTCTAATGGTGCTCTGGGTTTGGCTTACTTGGGATCTGGGATTTGGATATGTTATAAAGAACTGAAAGCAATAGGAACCATTTTACCTCTGCATGGATGGGTAGTAATGATATTCCAAGGATTCACATGGTTGCTGCTGGATTTTGCAGTAATTATTAACAGTCTACACTTTCAACACATCACAATTTCAAAGTTTTGTTCAATTGTCGCCTTCTTATTTGCAGGATTCCTTTGCTTTTCATCTATTTGGGTCATTGTTGTGGACAAAATGGTATATGTTCAAATGATTTTGGATATTTTGTCCCTTCCAGGAGCAGTCTTGCTGCTCTTGTGTGTTTTTCGGAGACGCAAGTATGAGGAAACTGAACCAGACTTCAGTCATGATACTTCCTATGTACCTTTACAAGGTGAACAAGACCATGCCACAAGTGAAAATTATTCAAATGAAAATGTTACTTCTTTTGCCAAAGCTAGATTTCTTAGTACTATGACATTTTGGTGGTTGAATCCATTAATGAAGCAGGGTAAGGAGAAAATTCTTGAGGAAAATGACATTCCACAGTTAAGGCAGGCAGACCGAGCTCAAACATGCTACTTAATGTTTAAGGAGAAACTAAGCAAACAGAAACAAAAAGCAACATATGAATCCCCGTCAATGTTCTCAGTAATTTTTTCATGccaaaaaaaagcaattttaaTTTCTGGATTCTATGCATTGATCAAGGTCCTCACAGTGTCTACAGGTCCATTGTTTCTTAAAGGCTTCATTGAGGTTGCGGGAGGCAATGAAGCTTTTGAATATGAGGGCTATGCACTGGCCGGAGGGCTCTTCTTGGCGAAGTGTTTGGAGTCATTCTCTGAGAGGCAATGGTTCTTTCAAACCAGAATAATTGGGCTCCAAGTAAGATCCTTTCTTTCTGCAGCTATCTATCAGAAGCAACTGCAACTCTCAAATGCTGCTAAGGTGGCTCATTCTCCTGGTCAGATAATGAACTATGTCACAGTAGATGCCTATAGGATAGGTGAATTTCCATATTGGTTTCATCAGATATGGTCAACAAGCCTTCAGCTGTTTCTTGCCTTAATTATTGTCTGGTATTCTGTGGGGCTAGCAACTGTTGCAGCTTTAATTGTAATCATACTAACAGTGGTTGCAACTTCTCCATTAGCCAAATTGCAGCATAAGTATCAGACAAAACTCATGTTGGCACAAGATAAGAGGCTGAAGGCCATTACAGAAGCTCTTGCAAATATGAAGGTCTTGAAGTTGTATGCTTGGGAGAAACATTTTAAGAATGTCATAGAAGGGTTAAGGAAAGAAGAATCTGAGTGGATACTAGCAGTTCTATCGCAAAAGGGGTactatttgattttgttttggtcATCTCCCATTTTAGTATCAATTGCCACCTTTTGGTCATGCTACTTCTTAGGAATTCCACTATCTACTAGTAATGTATTCATGTTCCTAGCAAGTCTGCGCATTGTTCAGGAGCCCATTAGGATGATCCCTGATGTCGCTGGAGTGTTCATTGAAACAAATGTTTCTTTAACTCGGATAATGAAGTTTCTGGAGGCGCCAGAGTTAGAGAATAGAAATACAAGGAAAAAATGCAATGAGAAAGAGCTTGAGCAGTCCATATTTATCAGGGCCACAGAAATATCGTGGGAGACTAGTCCTGCAAATGCCACACTAAGAAACATAAATTTTGAGGTGAAACAAGCAGAAAAGGTAGCTATCTGTGGAGAGGTTGGATCAGGAAAATCTACCATTTTAGCTGCGATTCTTGGAGAGGTGCCAAACATCAAGGGCATA GTTAATGTTTATGGAAAAATAGCATATGTTTCTCAAACATCCTGGATCCAGACAGGGTCTATACGAGAAAACATTTTGTTCGGGTCCCCCATGGATTCGCTTAGATACAAAGAAGTTCTTAAAAGATGTTCCCTAATAAAGGACCTTGAGATGCTTCCATTTGGTGATCTCACTGAAATAGGAGAAAGAGGTGTTACTTTGAGTGGTGGACAAAAGCAGCGGGTTCAACTTGCACGTGCACTCTATCAGGATGCAGATGTATATCTCTTGGATGATCCATTCAGTGCTGTTGATGCACATACTGCAACCACActatttaat GAATATGTGCTGGGAGCTCTATCTAAGAAGACAGTGTTGCTAGTGACTCACCAAGTTGACTTCCTTCCTGCATTTGATTATGTTTTG TTAATGTCAGAAGGGAAAGTATTAAGAGCTTCTACATATGATGAGTTGCTGGCTTCTAGTCAAGAATTTGAAAATCTTGTCAATGCACACCATGACACTGTTGGTTCTGGGAGGCAAGCCAAATATGCTTCTTCTGGAAAATCTAAAACCTCCAAAAGTGAGATCCAGGGAAATTATAACGAGGAGCAGGTAATGTCATCATTAGGAGATCAATTGATTAaacaagaagaaagagaaattggaGATACTGGTCTCAAGCCTTACATACAGTATTTGAGTAAGAACAAGGGCTTTTTGTACTTCACCTTGGCAACCATTTGCCATATGATATTCATAGTTGGCCAAATGATTCAAAACTACTGGTTGGCTGCTAACATCCAGAATTCTCATGTAAATAGAGTAGAACTGATCACAGTTTACACAGTGATTGGGTGTATCCTAGCATTCATTTTGCTTATTAGATCCATTTACGTAGTTATTTTAGGatttggggcatcacaatcggTTTTTTCTACACTGCTGACCTCTCTTTTTCGGGCACCAATGTCGTTTTATGACTCAACGCCTTTGGGAAGGATTCTCAACCGG GTGTCATCTGATTTGACCGTCGTGGACCTTGATTTGGCTTTCAGATTAAGTACAGCCCTTGGGTCAGCTATGATCTCTTACTCTGGCTATGCAATATTAGCTATATTAACCTGGCCAGTCTTGTTTCTCATAATTCCAATGGTTTATCTAACCACACTCTTACAG AGATACTTCTTTGCTTCTGCTAAAGAGTTGATGCGAACAGATGGTACAACCAGGTCTTTGATTGCAAGCCACCTTGCTGAATCCATTGCTGGAGCCATGACAATTAGAGCTTTTGGGGAGGAAGAGAGGTTCTTTATGAAGAACTTGGACCTAATTGACAGAAACGCGAGTCCATACTTCCATAGTTTTTCAGCAAATGAGTGGTTAATTCAACGTCTAGAAATTCTATGTGCAATTGTTCTCTCGGTCTCAGCACTTGCCATGACTTTGCTTCAACTTGGAGCTTCGGCCTCTG GATTAATTGGAATGGCACTGTCATATGGTCTTTCATTAAATGTACATGTTGTTTTTTGTGTCCAAAACTGGTGCTTGctagaaaatttaattacttCTGTTGAAAGGCTAGAACAGTACATGCATATTCCTAGTGAAGCTGCAGAAGTAATACAAGGTCACCGACCCATGCACAATTGGCCTGTTGTTGGTGAAGTGAAAATAATTGATTTGAAG GTGAGGTATCGGCCCAATGCTCCCCTAGTTCTTCAGGGGATAAGTTGCATACTTGAAGGAGGGCACAAAATTGGGATCGTTGGCCGGACTGGTAGTGGAAAGACAACTCTTACTAGTGCTTTGTTTCGTCTAGTGGAGCCAACTGAGGGAATGATCATTATAGATGGCATTGACATTTCTTCAATTGGGCTTCATGATTTAAGGTCACGCTTAGGAATCATACCACAAGATCCAACACTATTTAGTGGGTCAGTGAGATACAATCTAGACCCCCAGTCAGAGCACACTGATAAGGAAATATGGGAG GTTCTAGGAAAATGTCAACTTCGAGAGGCTATTAGTGAAAAAGAGGAGGGCCTGAATTCCTTAG TTATGCAAGATGGATCAAATTGGAGCCTGGGACAACgacaattattttgtttgggaCGTGCATTACTAAAGAAAAGTCAGATACTAGTGCTTGATGAGGCCACTGCATCAATTGACAATGCAACCGACTCCATTATccagaaaaatataagaacagaATTCACAAACTGCACTGTAATAACAGTGGCCCATCGGATACCAACTGTCATGGACTGCACTAAGGTGCTTTCTATTAGTGATG GGAAAATAGTGGAGTATGATGAGCCACTAAAGCTGATGAGCATGGAGGGGTCACTTTTTGGTCAGCTTGTCAAAGAATATTGGTCTCATTCTGCAAGTGGAAGCATTTACCTAGAAAATTGA
- the LOC142622572 gene encoding ABC transporter C family member 10-like isoform X2, whose translation MGFLCFSSIWVIVVDKMVYVQMILDILSLPGAVLLLLCVFRRRKYEETEPDFSHDTSYVPLQGEQDHATSENYSNENVTSFAKARFLSTMTFWWLNPLMKQGKEKILEENDIPQLRQADRAQTCYLMFKEKLSKQKQKATYESPSMFSVIFSCQKKAILISGFYALIKVLTVSTGPLFLKGFIEVAGGNEAFEYEGYALAGGLFLAKCLESFSERQWFFQTRIIGLQVRSFLSAAIYQKQLQLSNAAKVAHSPGQIMNYVTVDAYRIGEFPYWFHQIWSTSLQLFLALIIVWYSVGLATVAALIVIILTVVATSPLAKLQHKYQTKLMLAQDKRLKAITEALANMKVLKLYAWEKHFKNVIEGLRKEESEWILAVLSQKGYYLILFWSSPILVSIATFWSCYFLGIPLSTSNVFMFLASLRIVQEPIRMIPDVAGVFIETNVSLTRIMKFLEAPELENRNTRKKCNEKELEQSIFIRATEISWETSPANATLRNINFEVKQAEKVAICGEVGSGKSTILAAILGEVPNIKGIVNVYGKIAYVSQTSWIQTGSIRENILFGSPMDSLRYKEVLKRCSLIKDLEMLPFGDLTEIGERGVTLSGGQKQRVQLARALYQDADVYLLDDPFSAVDAHTATTLFNEYVLGALSKKTVLLVTHQVDFLPAFDYVLLMSEGKVLRASTYDELLASSQEFENLVNAHHDTVGSGRQAKYASSGKSKTSKSEIQGNYNEEQVMSSLGDQLIKQEEREIGDTGLKPYIQYLSKNKGFLYFTLATICHMIFIVGQMIQNYWLAANIQNSHVNRVELITVYTVIGCILAFILLIRSIYVVILGFGASQSVFSTLLTSLFRAPMSFYDSTPLGRILNRVSSDLTVVDLDLAFRLSTALGSAMISYSGYAILAILTWPVLFLIIPMVYLTTLLQRYFFASAKELMRTDGTTRSLIASHLAESIAGAMTIRAFGEEERFFMKNLDLIDRNASPYFHSFSANEWLIQRLEILCAIVLSVSALAMTLLQLGASASGLIGMALSYGLSLNVHVVFCVQNWCLLENLITSVERLEQYMHIPSEAAEVIQGHRPMHNWPVVGEVKIIDLKVRYRPNAPLVLQGISCILEGGHKIGIVGRTGSGKTTLTSALFRLVEPTEGMIIIDGIDISSIGLHDLRSRLGIIPQDPTLFSGSVRYNLDPQSEHTDKEIWEVLGKCQLREAISEKEEGLNSLVMQDGSNWSLGQRQLFCLGRALLKKSQILVLDEATASIDNATDSIIQKNIRTEFTNCTVITVAHRIPTVMDCTKVLSISDGKIVEYDEPLKLMSMEGSLFGQLVKEYWSHSASGSIYLEN comes from the exons ATGG GATTCCTTTGCTTTTCATCTATTTGGGTCATTGTTGTGGACAAAATGGTATATGTTCAAATGATTTTGGATATTTTGTCCCTTCCAGGAGCAGTCTTGCTGCTCTTGTGTGTTTTTCGGAGACGCAAGTATGAGGAAACTGAACCAGACTTCAGTCATGATACTTCCTATGTACCTTTACAAGGTGAACAAGACCATGCCACAAGTGAAAATTATTCAAATGAAAATGTTACTTCTTTTGCCAAAGCTAGATTTCTTAGTACTATGACATTTTGGTGGTTGAATCCATTAATGAAGCAGGGTAAGGAGAAAATTCTTGAGGAAAATGACATTCCACAGTTAAGGCAGGCAGACCGAGCTCAAACATGCTACTTAATGTTTAAGGAGAAACTAAGCAAACAGAAACAAAAAGCAACATATGAATCCCCGTCAATGTTCTCAGTAATTTTTTCATGccaaaaaaaagcaattttaaTTTCTGGATTCTATGCATTGATCAAGGTCCTCACAGTGTCTACAGGTCCATTGTTTCTTAAAGGCTTCATTGAGGTTGCGGGAGGCAATGAAGCTTTTGAATATGAGGGCTATGCACTGGCCGGAGGGCTCTTCTTGGCGAAGTGTTTGGAGTCATTCTCTGAGAGGCAATGGTTCTTTCAAACCAGAATAATTGGGCTCCAAGTAAGATCCTTTCTTTCTGCAGCTATCTATCAGAAGCAACTGCAACTCTCAAATGCTGCTAAGGTGGCTCATTCTCCTGGTCAGATAATGAACTATGTCACAGTAGATGCCTATAGGATAGGTGAATTTCCATATTGGTTTCATCAGATATGGTCAACAAGCCTTCAGCTGTTTCTTGCCTTAATTATTGTCTGGTATTCTGTGGGGCTAGCAACTGTTGCAGCTTTAATTGTAATCATACTAACAGTGGTTGCAACTTCTCCATTAGCCAAATTGCAGCATAAGTATCAGACAAAACTCATGTTGGCACAAGATAAGAGGCTGAAGGCCATTACAGAAGCTCTTGCAAATATGAAGGTCTTGAAGTTGTATGCTTGGGAGAAACATTTTAAGAATGTCATAGAAGGGTTAAGGAAAGAAGAATCTGAGTGGATACTAGCAGTTCTATCGCAAAAGGGGTactatttgattttgttttggtcATCTCCCATTTTAGTATCAATTGCCACCTTTTGGTCATGCTACTTCTTAGGAATTCCACTATCTACTAGTAATGTATTCATGTTCCTAGCAAGTCTGCGCATTGTTCAGGAGCCCATTAGGATGATCCCTGATGTCGCTGGAGTGTTCATTGAAACAAATGTTTCTTTAACTCGGATAATGAAGTTTCTGGAGGCGCCAGAGTTAGAGAATAGAAATACAAGGAAAAAATGCAATGAGAAAGAGCTTGAGCAGTCCATATTTATCAGGGCCACAGAAATATCGTGGGAGACTAGTCCTGCAAATGCCACACTAAGAAACATAAATTTTGAGGTGAAACAAGCAGAAAAGGTAGCTATCTGTGGAGAGGTTGGATCAGGAAAATCTACCATTTTAGCTGCGATTCTTGGAGAGGTGCCAAACATCAAGGGCATA GTTAATGTTTATGGAAAAATAGCATATGTTTCTCAAACATCCTGGATCCAGACAGGGTCTATACGAGAAAACATTTTGTTCGGGTCCCCCATGGATTCGCTTAGATACAAAGAAGTTCTTAAAAGATGTTCCCTAATAAAGGACCTTGAGATGCTTCCATTTGGTGATCTCACTGAAATAGGAGAAAGAGGTGTTACTTTGAGTGGTGGACAAAAGCAGCGGGTTCAACTTGCACGTGCACTCTATCAGGATGCAGATGTATATCTCTTGGATGATCCATTCAGTGCTGTTGATGCACATACTGCAACCACActatttaat GAATATGTGCTGGGAGCTCTATCTAAGAAGACAGTGTTGCTAGTGACTCACCAAGTTGACTTCCTTCCTGCATTTGATTATGTTTTG TTAATGTCAGAAGGGAAAGTATTAAGAGCTTCTACATATGATGAGTTGCTGGCTTCTAGTCAAGAATTTGAAAATCTTGTCAATGCACACCATGACACTGTTGGTTCTGGGAGGCAAGCCAAATATGCTTCTTCTGGAAAATCTAAAACCTCCAAAAGTGAGATCCAGGGAAATTATAACGAGGAGCAGGTAATGTCATCATTAGGAGATCAATTGATTAaacaagaagaaagagaaattggaGATACTGGTCTCAAGCCTTACATACAGTATTTGAGTAAGAACAAGGGCTTTTTGTACTTCACCTTGGCAACCATTTGCCATATGATATTCATAGTTGGCCAAATGATTCAAAACTACTGGTTGGCTGCTAACATCCAGAATTCTCATGTAAATAGAGTAGAACTGATCACAGTTTACACAGTGATTGGGTGTATCCTAGCATTCATTTTGCTTATTAGATCCATTTACGTAGTTATTTTAGGatttggggcatcacaatcggTTTTTTCTACACTGCTGACCTCTCTTTTTCGGGCACCAATGTCGTTTTATGACTCAACGCCTTTGGGAAGGATTCTCAACCGG GTGTCATCTGATTTGACCGTCGTGGACCTTGATTTGGCTTTCAGATTAAGTACAGCCCTTGGGTCAGCTATGATCTCTTACTCTGGCTATGCAATATTAGCTATATTAACCTGGCCAGTCTTGTTTCTCATAATTCCAATGGTTTATCTAACCACACTCTTACAG AGATACTTCTTTGCTTCTGCTAAAGAGTTGATGCGAACAGATGGTACAACCAGGTCTTTGATTGCAAGCCACCTTGCTGAATCCATTGCTGGAGCCATGACAATTAGAGCTTTTGGGGAGGAAGAGAGGTTCTTTATGAAGAACTTGGACCTAATTGACAGAAACGCGAGTCCATACTTCCATAGTTTTTCAGCAAATGAGTGGTTAATTCAACGTCTAGAAATTCTATGTGCAATTGTTCTCTCGGTCTCAGCACTTGCCATGACTTTGCTTCAACTTGGAGCTTCGGCCTCTG GATTAATTGGAATGGCACTGTCATATGGTCTTTCATTAAATGTACATGTTGTTTTTTGTGTCCAAAACTGGTGCTTGctagaaaatttaattacttCTGTTGAAAGGCTAGAACAGTACATGCATATTCCTAGTGAAGCTGCAGAAGTAATACAAGGTCACCGACCCATGCACAATTGGCCTGTTGTTGGTGAAGTGAAAATAATTGATTTGAAG GTGAGGTATCGGCCCAATGCTCCCCTAGTTCTTCAGGGGATAAGTTGCATACTTGAAGGAGGGCACAAAATTGGGATCGTTGGCCGGACTGGTAGTGGAAAGACAACTCTTACTAGTGCTTTGTTTCGTCTAGTGGAGCCAACTGAGGGAATGATCATTATAGATGGCATTGACATTTCTTCAATTGGGCTTCATGATTTAAGGTCACGCTTAGGAATCATACCACAAGATCCAACACTATTTAGTGGGTCAGTGAGATACAATCTAGACCCCCAGTCAGAGCACACTGATAAGGAAATATGGGAG GTTCTAGGAAAATGTCAACTTCGAGAGGCTATTAGTGAAAAAGAGGAGGGCCTGAATTCCTTAG TTATGCAAGATGGATCAAATTGGAGCCTGGGACAACgacaattattttgtttgggaCGTGCATTACTAAAGAAAAGTCAGATACTAGTGCTTGATGAGGCCACTGCATCAATTGACAATGCAACCGACTCCATTATccagaaaaatataagaacagaATTCACAAACTGCACTGTAATAACAGTGGCCCATCGGATACCAACTGTCATGGACTGCACTAAGGTGCTTTCTATTAGTGATG GGAAAATAGTGGAGTATGATGAGCCACTAAAGCTGATGAGCATGGAGGGGTCACTTTTTGGTCAGCTTGTCAAAGAATATTGGTCTCATTCTGCAAGTGGAAGCATTTACCTAGAAAATTGA